In Erigeron canadensis isolate Cc75 chromosome 8, C_canadensis_v1, whole genome shotgun sequence, the DNA window GAATAAAGAGGGATCTGGTGAATCCAAACATCAAACATAAGGTACCAAAATGAACAAGGAGTAAGtgaccatcaaacgtttacaaaagacTATCTAAAGATGaatatcgatcctaagcataaagCAAAGCAAtgggcaaatgaatccttgatccacaTAAGTCCAAGCCCGAGACAAGCATCAATCAAACTTCAGGTCTTAGGTTCTCTTGAATACCTAAAAAGTgaactaaacaaggtcaacactaggttgatgAGTTCGTAGTAACGGCTCATAAGAAACCATCGTCAATCAATCACAATATGAACAAGAATAAGGCAAGTAACAACTTATGTGACGCCCATATGTTACACATGAACGTAATATAGGTTTCCTTAATGTATAACCTAGCCACACACATAGGTATCCTTTCAAGGAACTACACAAGATAGATTGAGAACACGTAATAAGTGTTCACAAGTAATAGTACGCCAATTAAAAGCATCATAAGTATCCCTCGACAACAAGTCTACAACAATACAACCACAACCACAAATATTCATCAAGTATACGATACTTGGGAGTACGTCGTATCGAGTaatatcatcgtcttccatgtatgtacaactatcctaatcatatcatataattaaaatcaaaagcatAATCCAACAAACAATAAGTTAAACTGTCAATCAaatcaattaatcaatcaaGCACGTGTACACTTTTCAACCCGAATCTTAATCGAGTAGGGgactacggaactcaccttgctTTCCAAGCAAAACGACAAGTTAATATAGAGTTATAAACGTTCAACAACCGCCACGTGTCCACAACCTATCAATGTATATCACGATAAAATCAAATTCAACTCTAATACCCTAGGCAATAAGGTCTAGTTAGTTTAAGTCAAACTACAAACCCACAAACACTCCAGCGGCTTTCCCGAGTAATAACAAAGGAACTTTAACCtaacatttttagaaatggacaTGGATTCAGCCCAAATGGATGATACCATATGAAAGTAGACTCTCATACGATTCCAACAATAGGTCATACATTAAGATTGGACTTACGGTTTAAAAGTTATGAAAGTTTGAAAGCGACGCAAAAAAGACTCACAATCGCGCCACGAGAGACCAGCCTCACTGCGCGACCAGAACAACCCAATCACAGAGTGAGGGCTCAGACTCACGACTTGAGAAATGTTTCCGACCCACTTATGTGCTCGAACCTTGATTTTCGCGGCGCGATGACCCCCACTCACAACGTGATTTGCCCAGATTCTGACCAAACTCGACCCAAACTCAACCCAAACACCATTTGTCACCTTGAAATCGATTTAGGAAGCTCCAAGACACTTTTTAtgcataaattaacatattttaacatcaattgGACATAAACCACTTCCACAAACTTGAATCAATCACCAAAATCGTGCTAAAATTCGTTTTGACCCAAGTCACAACCTAATGAAACCCTAGTGACCCCAAAATCGACCCAAGGATCTTCAAGACTCATTTTCAAGCTTGAACATAAATAAGCATCACCTATTCCCTAAATTTGATCCAAAACATTAATCTATGCCCAAAAATCGGTTTTTGACCTAATTCAATAACCAAGAACCTAGTTTTCACCTAAATTCTTCTTTGACCCGAATTTTGACTCAAGGATGCTTATATTAGTCTAGAAACATGATTACAAGTATAAAATCATGATCATGAGATAGAATTAGCTTACCAAAAGTTCCTCCAATTGCTAAATCTAAATTTGAGCTATAATATGAGTTTTCTTACACCTTAAATcccaaatttttgatatgatgtttagatgatgaagaagatgattatTCTTACTTAAATCTAGTTTAAACAACAATAAATGAAGAAGAGAAATTTAGAGAGCGCGTAAGAGAGTTGTAAGAGTGTGTGTGTAGTTAGAGAGAGATTAAGATGGGtggatgaatgaatgaatggagGAGGATTGGGTGTAAGGATTTTTGGGAGGATAAGGTTGGGTCATGAGTGTGGGTCTTGGGTAAGGGTTTgtccatgggttgacccatcaCATATTGCTAGCTAATTAAATGTCATCAAGCATAGTAATATCGAATAAGTCGGCCAATCGACTTCATCTAGCTTATAATATGTCATTTAATCATATGATAGTTTCAATTACACCACtaaatatcatttattttttaatttgcaCAGAAGTCAATCGAGTCAAAATAACAGATGTTAAATCATTTCTACGTTAAAAAAACTTCGTCATGAAATTCAACAAAACACTAATCGCTAAATAAATGCGGGTACTTAGGGCTCATATGTTCCACTCGCTCCCAAATGAACTTGGTTTCACGTCTAGCActcataataaataatgcatGACATTAATAAATTGGAAATTTGTGTTATTAATGATAAAAAAGTACAACTGAATTTCAATGTTGTTGGCTAAAATGATTTAAAGCAGCTGTGTTGAAGAAAGTAAATttcaaaatcaataaataaagaTGATATCCACCATTGCAAAGACCAATTTACCCCTACCATTCACCTATAACGTAACGATTTTTAGTAAAAGTTGGTTAAAAACATACCCACCAAATCACCGTTCTTTTCTTTCCATCTTTTTTACAACACCCActctgtatctatctatatatctatctatctttgtCATTGCTTAATCCGTCAGATATGAAAATTGTATAAAACACAGATAACAATCAAACGATCTCATCTGAATCAGATCagatcaatcaatcaattaatgGCTTCAGAAACTACCAAATCTAAACAAAAAGTTTCAGCCACTACTAAGACTGAGgtaattgtttctttttattattattatgtgaatTAAATACTTTCTTTATTCAATTCTAGTGAAATTGTAATTTAATTGCTATGATCCATGTATTAAAGTTATCTGATTTCATTATTATTGAATGATGTGTGGTGGAACTtgttttgatgacgtggcaacTTATATGATTCGGAGAAAATGTTGTTGCTTGTTACCTTATGAAATAGTAACTcgatagatatatacatataattgagcTGAGTTTTTGGTAGGTGAAAACATACAATAGCAAAATGAGACAAGTTTGACGCAATTTCGAGCATTTGTTCCAAACGTTAATCTATATACTAATGTAGCAAAAACAAGAAAGTcgtaattgtattattattactatggttatgttttctttatagGTTTTAAGTAAGGGGAAATTCCGAAAAAATTGAACATATGTACATAACTTTCCTATTTAGGGGACcgttaaatattttttagttaaagaagCATAAGTTCATGCCAGAAGGGtatccgtgcaatgcggcgatgGTGACTGGTGGTGATGGCGGAGACTATCCTTGGTGGTGGCGGAGTCAAGtgatgtaggttgatgtaaaacTGGTAGTGGACTAGTGGTGTAGATTAGTTCATTCAGGGCAATTAAGTAATTTCGCATGTCccttttttctaacttttcaacatgggACTAGAACGTCTATAAAGTAGTAAAGATATTAGCAATGCTAGATCTACAAATAACACAAACAAACGGTTACAAACACATGTGTCATATGACGTGGACAAATCAACaaagagagaaaagagaaaaaaaatataacttgatttgattggttaaagATTTGTTTGTCAACCTAACATTTCTCAACTTgttatccttttttttcttcaagaaCATTTAAATTCCCCTTACTAGGAAATTTAGGTATGTTACCCATTTTCAGAATTTTCCCTTTAAGTAATATGGTGTCTAGaaattagtattagtatatcAATATAAGCTGCAAAGAAGTTCAAGATGTTAAAAACAGGAGTAACATCATCAACTTACATAAATATTGTTAACTTTTATATCAAACATTAAGGACTTGTATGGTGCTTCTTACATTGAGTGTACATTTTCAAAGTTATTTCATACACTAGCAATTTGATCGAAGTTCTTTCTGCTCACATGCCATTATCCTTCTAGTACTTTACAAGGTTGATTAGGCGTGTTTGGAATTAAAGTATAAAGAACCGAGGTTTTAATTGTATCTGCAGTGTCAAAAACCAATTTAATGGTTTTTTGCGTGTTATACTAAAGCAGTTACGATGTAGTATGCTTGagaattatatttatttttgagtCTTGGATGAACTTGTCAATTTTCATGATGAAAGGCGAAAGGAAAGTCCATTGTGACAACTTCCAAGAAAACAACAACTACAACAACGGTTAGAACGAAGAAAGTTTACTCGTTGCCTGGCCAGAAGTTTGATGTTCCTGAAGAGGTACATCAACTGATTTTCATTTATTTCTAATTAAGTCTATTTTGCATTTACCTTTTGTCATCATTTTTGGGTTTAATTTTGTGTTTAACAGCGAGAACCTCTGAGGATCTTTTATGAGTCATTGTCGAAGCAGATTCCTTCTAGTGAAATGGCAGAGTTTTGGTGAGTACATTTCGTTAATGCTTTTCATATGTAAGGAAATCACTTTGGTACCTGCATAATGCTTTACACATAAGCATGTGTTTTCTTGACCGAGCTATCAAATACTAAAGGGGTGTTAGGATGTGTTAAAAGTGATAAATTAGTTTTGAAATAGATTATGTTTCACAGTTTCAGATTGTAAATTGTCAAAAAACTAGACTTAGTAACAAGTAGGCTGTAAGGAATTATCTGGGTTGAAAGTTGAAGAACCTGAAATTTGCAACAACTAGATATTTTAAATCACCGAGTTTGACAAACATGCAAGCTCCGTAtgtaaaatatttgtttgttcaTATCTAATCTAATGGCTTTCTTCTTTATGTCTCCAAGCTAGAGGTTTTCTATGTTTTCTATACTGCAATTAGTTCAAACATCGTAGTCGTTTTGGTATTATTTAGATATAGATTGCAGAATAAGCAGGTTGCCTGGTCAGGTGTTTCTGTAAGCATGAATGGGGTTAGCATAAGAACATTTGTTTTCCCTCTGTTCCTTTAGTTTCATAAAAAGTAAatcaaattatgaaaaatattcttATAAACACAATGATTCAACATTTTGGATATTGCAACGAGGTATAAAGAAGTATGTCATGGTAGACTTATAACTCGTTGTCCTCTTTAGTCTTTCCAAGTAGTATTGTAAGTAATATCTGTTTGATCCGTTGTAGTAAGACATAAAACAAATGTCTAGTTCATCCAAATTAATTGATTTGTATTTGATCCATTAAAACTCAAACTAATTACTAGTTAGTAGTGCTTATGATCCTAATCAAGAAAGGTTTAGTTTGATTTTTGCATGTAGCACTTGGCATGACTGACATAAAGCTCTCTAACTTGAGTAGTGTCCATATAGCTGCATTAGTGTGCGTTATTACATATTTTTGCAGTACTCGAACTTAAAAAAAGAACCACATGTGTACACAATGACATGAGATTTATTGCATTTGGATGTGTAGGATGATGGAACATGGCATGTTATCACCAGAAAGAGCAAAAAAGGCATACGAGAAAAAGCAGAGGAGACAAAAGGAAATAAGAATGGGTACTCCTATCAAATCTCCACCAAGCAGAGGGGAGAGTTCAAAGAAGCCACAACAATTTTCGCCACCGAGTAGAGGTGAAAGTTCAAAGAAGCCACAACCCCCTCCTGTTTCAAAAAACGGGGAcgcaaaagcaaataaaagaGTTGTGGACGATAGTGACGATGATGATTTCGTGCTGAGCCATAAGAGAAGGAAAGGGTAAAGGCCCCTTCAGCGGCATCTTTATAGATTGTTTATACTCTAAGCATGTGTTGagtgttttaaatcaaaatgaatTTCATAACATATATCATAGCAATAACAGCATATATGGATGAATACATTTACCcagttttctaatttatagaataatatgaaaaagaaaaattttgcCCAACTGAATGTTAAAACTATAGTCCAACTGAATGTTAAAACTATCCTATATGAATGTGCAATACTTGATAGACTAATGTGAAATTCGAGGTgtccaaatattttttaagcCTTATCGGGAACACACAGTTGGATATTTTTAGTATCTAATTGGATTTATTTAAAGACCAATattatcataataaaatatCGAATAAGTTTGGTTGTGTGgagtgtacatttgtttaagtttattatgattttatgGGTAACGACCCTAAGTAAGGGGGTCCGGGGGCAATTGCAGGATCTAAGGGTAAAGCCCCTGGTTGGCGTcgaatttgataattttgaaagtAAAAAACTACCCTAAAAGCAGTTTTTGGCAGATGGACGTAAACGAATTTTCTTGACATATTGGTTTTACATTTTTGTTCCTCTCAAAATACACACATTTTTGTTATATCGATTCACTGAATTGTATCCGATCAATTCATTTGGGGTAAGCTACTAAATAGATTTGATTTAGAACATTTACTTGTTTGTTTATTCAATTTCCTCAATACACACATTTAAGTTAAACTAATTACACTAgatataatatttgatttttttatttagaaaatGATTCATAGATCTAAAACTTGGGCTAAAGATATGGCtaaatgatttagatatttAGCACTTATATAATGAGTTTTATcacttataatttttatcattGATCATGTAATgtgtcatcattattattagtcTATCTTTAAGCATACCAATTAAggttattaatcatttttccttttaattataACAATGATATGTCATTTGGGCGTTGTAACAAAAGACATTACGTTAAATTAATActtaatttaaaagaaaaagtcataaaacaaaaagaaaaaaaaaacataatggaAATAATATGGGTAAAAAAATCATTCTCGTAACAAGAAAATTCATTCGTCCTGTCTTGTTGTCTTGGTCtaatcttttaagttttttttttcaattttaaccgtaaatattttatatttgtattataaacatttgatacaaaaatatatgaatatatttcatttaaaaaaaattatttattgatataacttctACCAAAAATCATATAATACAAGGGGTATATTCCCTACATGATgaagcagcaaactctctacATCATTTCTTTAGAATTAGCCTACGTATGACAACAATTaaattttttgactttttagttaTACTAATTAAGTAATACGGAGTAATTGAATGCAAAAATATCTCATTAATTAAATTTCAAACTCATTTTCACTTTATAAAAAATGTACaatattcaagaacatctcatttaattaatttctaatca includes these proteins:
- the LOC122578521 gene encoding uncharacterized protein LOC122578521 — its product is MASETTKSKQKVSATTKTEAKGKSIVTTSKKTTTTTTVRTKKVYSLPGQKFDVPEEREPLRIFYESLSKQIPSSEMAEFWMMEHGMLSPERAKKAYEKKQRRQKEIRMGTPIKSPPSRGESSKKPQQFSPPSRGESSKKPQPPPVSKNGDAKANKRVVDDSDDDDFVLSHKRRKG